In a genomic window of Pedobacter sp. KBS0701:
- a CDS encoding RagB/SusD family nutrient uptake outer membrane protein: protein MKNIFSNTIKLAALASVLSFSSCKKFIDILPVGNGQIPTTLSDYEALIRDEYGNHRSDITQAVLLLNDKFETSSNLNYYPLYKANYNWDESANRIALNNADEGTYYNNYKGINTSNLIIEKAAGTTEGTEAQKAELIGQAKVLRAMDYDILANYYADTYEETNAATKLSVPLILSADIGAAYTQVSIKELYDFMLKDINEAIPALGATSATVLHPNLGSANALKARILLQMGRYADALAAANEALKYNDKLFDWTTFYNTYKTQIEAVGIYSNAPTPMGFNYVENYYFRHGASSNAGREQAIRVDRAARFEQGDARFASRWKLRTVGADTYYTSITTGFFNVGGLTTTEVYLIKAECQARLNDVAGAMATLNAVRVKRIFAAKYAPLSASSTIEAVKLIQRTKGNELILGITPFADARRLNKDPNYAVTLSKTEAGQALTLAPNSHLWTMPFPQGASKNPGNGTIKQNVDK from the coding sequence ATGAAAAATATATTTTCAAACACCATAAAATTAGCCGCTCTTGCTTCAGTGTTGAGCTTTAGCAGCTGCAAAAAATTTATTGATATCCTTCCTGTAGGTAATGGCCAGATCCCTACTACGCTGTCAGATTATGAGGCGTTGATCCGCGACGAGTATGGTAACCACCGTTCAGATATCACCCAGGCAGTGCTTTTGCTTAATGACAAATTTGAGACCAGCAGCAACCTGAATTACTATCCCCTATACAAGGCGAATTACAACTGGGATGAATCGGCCAACAGGATTGCATTGAACAATGCCGATGAAGGTACTTACTATAATAATTACAAAGGGATCAATACCAGCAACCTGATTATTGAAAAGGCAGCGGGAACAACAGAGGGGACGGAGGCCCAAAAAGCGGAACTGATCGGACAGGCGAAAGTATTAAGGGCGATGGATTATGATATCCTGGCCAATTACTATGCAGACACCTATGAAGAAACAAACGCAGCTACCAAATTATCTGTACCGTTGATCCTTAGTGCTGATATTGGCGCTGCTTATACTCAGGTATCGATCAAAGAACTATATGATTTCATGCTGAAGGATATTAATGAGGCTATTCCTGCTTTAGGCGCTACCAGCGCAACGGTACTGCATCCCAATCTCGGATCGGCAAATGCGCTGAAAGCAAGAATACTTCTGCAAATGGGAAGGTATGCCGATGCGCTGGCTGCTGCAAATGAAGCCCTGAAGTACAATGATAAACTGTTTGACTGGACAACATTTTATAATACCTACAAAACGCAGATAGAGGCTGTTGGTATCTATAGCAATGCACCTACACCAATGGGCTTCAATTATGTGGAAAATTACTATTTCCGTCATGGTGCATCAAGTAATGCCGGACGGGAACAGGCGATCCGCGTTGACCGTGCAGCACGTTTTGAACAGGGTGATGCAAGATTTGCTTCCCGTTGGAAACTCAGGACAGTTGGTGCAGATACGTATTATACCAGCATCACCACTGGTTTTTTCAACGTGGGTGGTTTAACAACCACTGAGGTGTACCTGATTAAAGCAGAATGCCAGGCACGTCTCAACGATGTTGCTGGTGCGATGGCCACATTGAATGCTGTGCGGGTGAAAAGAATCTTTGCTGCAAAATATGCACCGCTGAGCGCATCTAGCACCATAGAGGCGGTAAAACTCATCCAGCGAACCAAAGGTAACGAACTCATTTTAGGGATTACACCTTTTGCTGATGCACGCCGCCTGAATAAGGATCCTAACTATGCCGTTACGCTGAGCAAAACAGAAGCCGGACAAGCCTTAACGCTTGCCCCGAATTCTCATCTCTGGACGATGCCATTTCCACAGGGTGCTTCAAAAAATCCGGGTAATGGTACCATCAAACAAAATGTAGACAAGTAG
- a CDS encoding GNAT family N-acetyltransferase, with the protein MTIRLAVTEDIPLIMQLVRKVVPLMRAAGNFQWGDDYPNPDVFASDIRMGQLWVAEMENEIVGVSAITTDQDPEYVDAGWDITEKAIVTHRLAVDPDCQGMGIAKALMNQAEQEAKASGISILRVDTNSKNMATQALFPKLGYQFSGEISLAKRPGLHFFCYQKLL; encoded by the coding sequence ATGACAATAAGATTAGCCGTTACAGAAGATATACCACTAATTATGCAACTTGTGCGCAAGGTTGTGCCCTTGATGCGTGCTGCAGGAAATTTCCAGTGGGGAGATGATTATCCGAACCCTGACGTATTTGCCAGCGATATTAGGATGGGTCAGTTATGGGTAGCTGAAATGGAAAACGAAATTGTCGGTGTTTCAGCGATTACTACAGATCAGGATCCCGAGTATGTCGATGCTGGCTGGGACATTACAGAAAAAGCCATTGTTACGCACCGTTTAGCCGTTGATCCTGATTGCCAGGGCATGGGCATTGCCAAAGCTTTGATGAACCAGGCCGAGCAGGAAGCAAAAGCTTCTGGAATCTCTATATTAAGAGTAGATACCAACAGTAAAAATATGGCCACACAAGCGCTTTTCCCAAAACTTGGTTATCAGTTTAGCGGCGAAATTAGCTTGGCCAAGCGCCCCGGACTACATTTCTTTTGCTATCAAAAGCTGCTGTAA
- a CDS encoding FecR family protein, which yields MDKELSPFTPDWHKLLDKLEADEQSSNSLSADEQVLLAELRAIRDESADALKTYSSFHTHKKWGELKAHIEITSAVRSKGKLRKLWFSIAAAAVLLIIGISFIYHSDQQRPQNLVNMIRNDIPPGRNTATLTLDNGKKIVLSTANDGKLANEAGIVISKTADGQVVYTVKDDKLAAGTHIHTLSTAVGETYRLRLPDQSEVWLNASSSIRFPASFASAKLREVELTGEAYFEIAKDKTHPFIVKTNLQEVQVLGTHFNINSYADHHTTVTTLLEGSVHVSNHLEQGKIIKPGEQSIVQDGRDIIVEPADIKNVMAWKNGYFRFRNEPIEDVMAKIIRWYDIDVVYAGKVSGEKFNGNISRRKNISEVLNMLSYSNDVKFKVEGRRVTVIQ from the coding sequence ATGGATAAAGAACTCAGCCCTTTTACTCCTGACTGGCATAAGCTTTTAGACAAACTGGAAGCAGATGAACAGTCGTCAAATTCCCTGAGCGCCGATGAACAGGTGCTTTTAGCGGAACTTCGTGCCATCAGGGATGAATCTGCTGACGCATTGAAAACCTACTCTTCTTTTCATACCCATAAAAAGTGGGGTGAATTAAAAGCGCACATCGAGATAACCTCTGCTGTGCGGAGCAAGGGTAAGTTGCGTAAACTTTGGTTCAGCATCGCGGCTGCGGCGGTGTTGCTCATTATCGGAATCAGCTTTATTTATCACAGCGATCAGCAGCGGCCACAAAATCTGGTCAATATGATCAGGAACGATATTCCTCCAGGCAGAAACACCGCAACACTTACCCTGGATAACGGCAAAAAGATAGTATTATCTACTGCCAATGATGGCAAACTGGCCAATGAAGCAGGGATCGTGATCAGTAAAACTGCAGACGGACAAGTCGTTTATACTGTAAAAGATGATAAATTGGCTGCAGGTACACATATCCATACCTTATCGACAGCCGTGGGGGAAACTTACCGGCTTCGCCTGCCAGATCAAAGTGAAGTATGGCTGAATGCATCCTCCTCTATCAGGTTTCCTGCATCATTTGCATCGGCGAAATTGCGTGAGGTTGAACTTACAGGTGAGGCCTATTTTGAAATTGCAAAAGACAAAACACACCCTTTTATCGTAAAAACCAACCTTCAGGAGGTACAGGTACTCGGTACACATTTCAATATCAATAGCTACGCTGATCACCACACAACAGTGACTACACTACTCGAAGGAAGCGTGCATGTGTCAAATCATTTGGAACAGGGAAAAATCATCAAACCCGGAGAGCAATCGATAGTACAGGATGGGCGGGATATCATCGTTGAACCTGCGGATATCAAAAATGTGATGGCCTGGAAAAATGGTTATTTCCGTTTCAGAAATGAGCCGATTGAGGATGTAATGGCAAAAATTATCCGCTGGTACGATATCGACGTAGTATATGCAGGCAAGGTATCTGGTGAGAAATTTAATGGTAATATTTCACGGCGTAAAAATATAAGCGAAGTATTAAATATGCTGAGCTATTCTAATGATGTTAAATTTAAAGTTGAGGGAAGGAGGGTGACGGTTATACAATAA
- a CDS encoding RNA polymerase sigma-70 factor has product MEGEDSKRLNIYEFETMFRRNHQFLCAVAMQYVHDEFTAEDMVQDFFIDFWQRRHTIQLTTGFEAYARRAVKYKCIDFLRKNAVTEKRNSMLAALEEEQEQDKELEYDEIRHQRYIKIVELIQKLPENRQNIFIMHAVDKMSYADIAKKQNISINTVKTQLSRAYSALRNHAILAFIAFSSLSGRF; this is encoded by the coding sequence ATGGAAGGAGAAGATAGTAAAAGACTCAATATCTACGAATTCGAAACAATGTTTCGAAGAAACCATCAATTTCTGTGTGCTGTGGCGATGCAATACGTTCATGATGAGTTTACGGCGGAAGATATGGTGCAGGACTTTTTCATAGACTTCTGGCAGAGGCGTCATACTATTCAACTGACCACAGGTTTCGAAGCCTACGCACGCAGGGCAGTAAAATATAAATGTATTGATTTTCTGCGCAAAAATGCAGTAACTGAAAAGAGGAATTCGATGCTGGCCGCTCTGGAAGAGGAACAGGAACAAGACAAGGAGCTGGAATATGACGAAATCAGACATCAGCGTTATATAAAAATTGTCGAACTGATTCAGAAACTGCCTGAAAACAGACAAAATATCTTTATTATGCATGCGGTAGATAAAATGAGCTATGCAGATATTGCTAAAAAGCAAAATATTTCAATCAATACGGTCAAAACACAATTAAGCAGGGCTTATTCAGCGCTTCGTAATCATGCCATTCTTGCTTTTATTGCCTTTTCTTCATTATCAGGGCGTTTTTAG
- a CDS encoding DUF4256 domain-containing protein, producing the protein MSKKELSAEQTHGLLNTLKTRFEKNMNRHKGFEWAKIQAKLEANAEKLWVLDEMEVTGGEPDVVDYDQATGEYVFYDCSAESPKGRRSVCYDLEGLGSRKEHQPENNAIDMAAAMGIELLTEEQYRFLQQLGKFDTKTSSWIVTPPEIRKLGGALFGDRRYDHVFVYHNGAQSYYAARAFRGLFRV; encoded by the coding sequence ATGAGCAAAAAAGAACTATCTGCAGAACAAACGCATGGATTGCTGAATACGCTGAAAACCCGTTTCGAAAAAAACATGAATCGTCATAAAGGTTTTGAATGGGCTAAAATACAGGCAAAATTGGAAGCGAATGCTGAAAAACTCTGGGTACTTGATGAAATGGAAGTAACCGGCGGCGAACCCGATGTAGTAGATTATGACCAGGCTACAGGTGAATATGTTTTTTACGATTGTTCGGCAGAGAGCCCTAAGGGCCGGAGAAGTGTTTGTTACGATTTGGAAGGACTAGGGTCAAGAAAAGAGCATCAGCCAGAAAATAATGCTATTGATATGGCTGCTGCAATGGGTATCGAACTGTTAACAGAAGAGCAATACCGCTTTTTGCAGCAACTCGGCAAGTTTGATACGAAAACATCCAGCTGGATCGTTACCCCGCCAGAGATCAGAAAGTTAGGAGGTGCTCTTTTTGGTGATCGCCGCTACGATCATGTATTCGTGTACCACAATGGCGCCCAATCGTATTATGCTGCAAGGGCATTTCGTGGTTTGTTTAGGGTATAG
- a CDS encoding SusC/RagA family TonB-linked outer membrane protein: MKLTTLLMLAVFMQVSAGTYAQKITLSARNAELFTIFDQISDQSGYDFVITNSILKNSKKVTIDVKNAELSDVLDQIFKNQSLEFTITNKSVLVRKKAPAFLEKIIKQFQSIDITGKVLDEKNLPLPGATVGVKGLKKQTVTNTDGEFTLKDVDEDAVLVITFLGYQTREIKASENLGNIILAVQTGQLDEVTVSTGYQTLSKERVTGSFSTVSSKQLDQQRLSSMQSLLEGRIPGYNNGLIRGTTSMNGLVQPLYVIDGFPVENLKLDANNSVAEGIPGLNLEDIESITVLKDAAAASIYGARASNGVIVIVTKKAKKGKPQIAASGTFTLSPYRQYTNNLTNSADIVDLEKEWAANNPNLRGANAGTYAANLLQNVAYPSQGINAILKNAAGTLSQADLNTKLGQLAAGGYQYYDDVEKYSKRSPFYQQYNLSIGNATEKNALYTSATYRNNKTQDKYAGDESLGININNTTQINKWLTMELSTFLSYNEGQIQPYNTLSPGYTFLPYDRLVNADGSNFTSTAASRLSANNMSLINNNRLYNMDITPLDEQAMSIGKTKNFTSRSFVRLGAKITDWLSYKSSFQYEYATSRLNQLYDKNTYFVRSKVNSFASFNPVSGGQAIFNLPYGNINYRENQFNNAYNFRQQLNVDKTFGDKHSFTAILGSEIRNRKIEYDNQSLYNYNPSTLTYSLVNQPLLGSYPGNILGGGSFTTRDAAVNRINIERFVSFYSNVGYAYDEKYLFTGSIRWDKSNLWGTSSKYQNTPIWSFGAGWNIDKESFFNADWVDRLKLRASHGIGGNVYTNSAPFTTFNFNPNYNVGGLQAIIGSRPNPLLSWEKTTTTNAGLDFAIFKNRLSGSVDYYHKSGKDLLANTQGVPTEGFGYSTYVINNGEMLNQGVELALSGDIIRGKDLIWNLGMQYAFNKNKVTYVNIEAPFYVLQLDYPQSFPRIGNPYNAIYSYQWAGLSNTGLPQVYNEKGEKVQASPATLQSIVYSGSTVPKYSGSVNSTLSYQNFSLSFLLTFEGGHKMRDTFLPVLGASYNGALNGYVTQISAVNKDIVNRWRNPGDELKTNIPKVVFAEDPSYNSQSADIYRYADINVLDATNMRLRNISLAYNVPQLIAKKAGLSNIRFQFNVENAFTLAKSKTAKYLLNGYLTPNYVWGAYLNF; this comes from the coding sequence ATGAAGCTAACCACTCTACTCATGCTTGCTGTTTTCATGCAAGTAAGTGCGGGCACCTACGCACAGAAAATCACTTTGTCAGCCAGAAATGCTGAATTGTTTACCATTTTTGATCAGATCAGCGACCAGAGCGGTTATGATTTTGTCATTACGAATTCTATATTAAAGAATTCCAAAAAAGTGACGATCGATGTTAAAAATGCGGAATTAAGTGACGTTCTGGATCAGATATTTAAAAACCAGTCGCTGGAGTTCACGATCACTAACAAATCTGTACTGGTTAGAAAGAAAGCCCCTGCATTCCTGGAAAAAATTATCAAACAATTTCAATCGATCGATATTACCGGAAAGGTGCTGGATGAAAAGAATCTGCCGCTTCCCGGCGCTACTGTAGGCGTAAAGGGACTGAAAAAACAGACAGTGACCAATACTGATGGCGAGTTTACATTAAAGGATGTTGATGAAGATGCTGTGCTGGTGATTACATTTTTAGGCTATCAGACCAGGGAAATCAAGGCTTCGGAAAATCTGGGTAATATCATCCTGGCCGTTCAAACAGGGCAGCTGGATGAAGTGACCGTTTCCACAGGATATCAAACCCTGTCTAAAGAACGTGTAACAGGATCATTTTCTACGGTATCATCCAAACAACTTGATCAACAGCGTTTGAGTAGTATGCAGTCACTGCTGGAAGGCAGGATTCCAGGTTATAACAACGGCCTGATTAGGGGAACAACTTCGATGAACGGATTGGTACAGCCTTTATATGTGATTGATGGCTTTCCTGTAGAAAACCTGAAACTGGATGCCAACAATAGCGTAGCCGAAGGCATACCGGGACTGAACCTGGAAGACATTGAAAGCATTACGGTACTGAAAGATGCTGCTGCTGCATCTATTTATGGGGCACGTGCTTCCAATGGTGTTATCGTTATTGTTACCAAAAAAGCAAAAAAAGGCAAGCCGCAAATCGCTGCTTCCGGTACATTTACGCTTTCTCCCTACAGGCAATACACTAATAACCTGACCAATTCAGCCGATATTGTTGACCTGGAGAAGGAATGGGCGGCCAATAACCCGAATTTACGCGGTGCAAATGCCGGCACCTACGCGGCCAATTTACTGCAGAATGTGGCTTACCCAAGCCAGGGTATCAATGCTATTCTGAAAAATGCTGCTGGTACCCTTTCACAGGCGGATCTCAATACAAAATTAGGCCAGCTGGCCGCCGGTGGATACCAGTATTATGATGACGTTGAAAAGTACAGCAAGCGCAGTCCTTTTTATCAGCAGTATAACCTGAGTATTGGCAACGCGACAGAAAAAAATGCTTTGTACACTTCTGCAACTTACCGCAATAACAAAACACAGGATAAATATGCGGGTGATGAATCACTTGGCATCAACATCAACAATACCACTCAGATTAATAAATGGCTAACCATGGAGCTGAGCACATTCCTGTCCTATAATGAAGGCCAGATCCAACCTTACAACACGTTGTCGCCAGGTTATACATTTTTACCGTATGACAGGCTGGTGAATGCAGACGGAAGTAACTTTACCTCTACTGCTGCATCCCGTTTATCAGCCAATAACATGTCACTGATTAATAATAACCGGCTGTACAATATGGACATTACGCCATTGGATGAACAGGCAATGAGCATTGGTAAAACAAAGAACTTTACCAGCAGGTCGTTTGTGCGCCTGGGTGCAAAAATAACCGACTGGTTGTCTTACAAATCAAGTTTTCAATATGAGTATGCAACGAGCAGGCTGAATCAGCTATATGATAAAAACACCTATTTTGTTCGCAGCAAGGTAAATAGTTTTGCTTCTTTCAATCCTGTGAGTGGCGGACAGGCAATCTTTAATCTGCCTTACGGAAATATTAATTACAGGGAAAATCAGTTCAATAATGCCTATAACTTCCGCCAGCAGTTAAACGTTGATAAAACTTTTGGAGATAAACATAGCTTCACTGCAATTTTAGGGTCTGAGATCAGGAACAGAAAAATTGAATATGATAATCAGTCTCTTTACAACTATAATCCAAGTACATTAACCTACAGCCTGGTTAACCAGCCTTTATTGGGTAGCTACCCTGGTAATATCCTCGGAGGAGGAAGTTTTACCACAAGAGATGCGGCTGTTAACAGAATCAATATAGAGCGTTTTGTCTCCTTCTATAGTAATGTTGGCTATGCCTATGATGAAAAGTATCTCTTTACAGGTAGCATCCGCTGGGACAAATCAAACCTTTGGGGCACAAGTTCGAAATACCAGAATACACCAATCTGGTCATTCGGTGCCGGCTGGAATATCGATAAGGAATCATTCTTTAATGCAGACTGGGTGGATAGATTGAAATTACGTGCTTCGCATGGCATCGGCGGTAATGTTTACACCAACAGTGCACCGTTTACCACTTTCAATTTCAACCCTAACTATAACGTGGGAGGTTTGCAGGCGATCATAGGCAGCAGGCCAAACCCATTGCTGTCATGGGAAAAAACTACGACCACCAATGCCGGTCTGGATTTCGCAATTTTTAAAAACCGCCTATCGGGATCGGTTGACTACTACCATAAAAGTGGCAAGGATTTGCTGGCCAACACGCAGGGTGTGCCGACCGAAGGGTTCGGTTATTCAACCTACGTGATCAATAACGGAGAGATGCTGAATCAGGGAGTTGAACTGGCCTTGTCAGGTGATATCATCCGTGGCAAAGACCTGATCTGGAATTTAGGGATGCAGTATGCCTTTAACAAAAATAAAGTTACTTACGTTAACATAGAGGCACCTTTTTATGTGCTTCAGCTTGATTATCCGCAATCATTCCCACGTATCGGAAATCCATACAATGCCATTTACAGTTATCAATGGGCTGGTTTGAGTAATACAGGATTGCCACAGGTTTACAATGAAAAGGGAGAGAAGGTACAGGCTTCACCGGCTACGCTGCAATCTATTGTCTACAGCGGATCGACCGTTCCAAAATACAGCGGATCAGTGAACAGTACGCTTTCCTATCAAAACTTCAGCCTATCCTTCCTGCTTACTTTTGAGGGCGGTCATAAAATGAGGGATACATTTTTACCTGTATTGGGAGCCAGCTATAATGGTGCCCTCAACGGTTATGTTACGCAAATTTCTGCAGTGAACAAAGATATTGTAAACAGGTGGAGAAATCCGGGCGATGAACTGAAGACCAATATCCCTAAAGTTGTTTTTGCTGAAGACCCTAGCTATAATAGTCAGAGTGCTGACATCTACAGGTATGCAGATATCAATGTGCTGGATGCGACTAATATGCGACTGAGAAATATTTCTCTTGCCTATAACGTACCTCAACTGATCGCTAAAAAAGCAGGACTGAGTAATATACGTTTCCAGTTTAATGTGGAGAACGCCTTTACATTGGCCAAATCCAAAACTGCAAAATACCTGCTCAACGGATACCTTACTCCTAATTATGTATGGGGTGCTTATCTTAATTTCTAG
- a CDS encoding TonB-dependent receptor, protein MKSRILSLVSILVLLVTFAQAQVTTSSINGKIKDNKGIIPGATIVMVHVPTGTVSKGSSNESGLYRIGNLNPGGPYKITVTFVGYSPVVKENIYLTLGSDVKLDLDLQEQGNQLADVSIKGQKGGTKSGAGTSIGEGQIKTLPTMNRSLQDVTRVTPQGSKDNTFGGTNFRYNNVTIDGAINNDAIGFSPSLGGQSGSSGMPGSSTRTNPVSLDAIQDVTVLLSPYDVKVGNFLGGSINAVTRGGTNEVVGSVYGYGRNASLIGRNKIGDNSKEPSAFHDYQTGFRVGFPIIKDKLFFFTNEEITRRQDPVILGAGSSDMKLLTLTEAQQISDRMKNAYGIDAGSFGDYNIYSQSNKFFNRLDWNISENTQLTIRNNTIVSKATNLERDQSNFRFGGIDFKQNNNQSSTVADLKTRFGNSATNNLILGYSTVHDFRNPLSNPAVPQIEITGTGGSGIIFLGTDREASIFNMKQKTFELTDNYTFSKGISTFTFGTHNEFYNINYGFVNSWNGRVAYDSVNDFLINNPSRVRTNFNYADNTRDNIIANPTAKFNVNLYSAYGQDEMRLSDKFKLTLGLRFDMADLPTMPSLSTKTTNSPVDANYGTTYTYTQPSSITGKFLNKIQISPRVGFNFDVLGNQSLVMRGGTGLFTSRVPFAWIGYAYYNNGVNYGAFDQKRSSKAYTAGSDPIKDALNGNGEAGFVSKQNVNVNDATGATQVDLVDNNFKMPKAWRSNLAFDFKTEDNWKFTLEGIFSQVIKDVQFQQINYVDNPKYMVYDTQKEQPIYSGAKINPLYTNAYLLSNTDKGYKYSLTAQVSKSLPIGLDVMVAYTYGKSKDIANGIRNSMESNWQLNQALSPNNPGLAYSNFDVRHRIISTINYRLDWSKDGKYTTNFGLFFSAQSGAPYSLGLVGAVINGTGQNVSLMYIPAAGETPKFFANTPTGIAQAAAFDAYIDGDKYLSTRRGNFTERNGARTPWNVQADFRLSQDIFVTGTAAKKHTLTLTYDIVNLTNLLNKDWGVQYFSPNTYNSMASIGLTQAKDAAGKVLTGSPTTYPTYTFSQAGVSSYSKDFFASRYQMQLGLRYSF, encoded by the coding sequence ATGAAATCACGTATACTATCTCTAGTAAGTATTCTTGTACTCCTGGTCACGTTTGCTCAGGCGCAGGTTACCACGTCTAGTATTAATGGAAAGATTAAGGATAACAAAGGTATCATCCCTGGTGCAACCATCGTTATGGTACACGTTCCTACAGGAACAGTGTCCAAAGGTTCGTCAAACGAATCTGGACTTTACCGCATTGGTAATTTAAATCCTGGTGGACCATACAAAATCACTGTAACCTTTGTAGGTTATAGCCCAGTAGTAAAAGAAAACATTTATTTAACCCTTGGCTCAGATGTAAAACTCGATCTTGATCTTCAGGAGCAGGGTAATCAACTGGCTGATGTAAGTATTAAGGGCCAAAAGGGCGGAACAAAATCTGGTGCAGGTACCAGTATTGGCGAAGGTCAGATTAAAACCTTACCAACCATGAACCGCAGTTTGCAGGATGTTACCCGTGTAACGCCTCAAGGTAGTAAAGACAATACTTTTGGTGGTACCAACTTCAGGTACAATAACGTAACCATTGATGGTGCGATTAACAACGACGCCATTGGTTTCAGTCCTTCATTGGGTGGCCAGAGCGGAAGTTCTGGTATGCCGGGAAGCAGTACACGTACCAATCCAGTTTCGCTCGATGCAATCCAGGATGTTACCGTTCTACTTTCTCCTTACGATGTTAAGGTAGGTAACTTTTTAGGTGGTAGTATTAACGCTGTAACGCGTGGTGGTACCAACGAGGTAGTAGGATCGGTTTACGGTTATGGCCGTAATGCTTCATTGATCGGTAGAAATAAAATCGGCGATAACAGCAAAGAACCATCAGCTTTCCATGATTATCAAACCGGTTTCCGTGTTGGTTTTCCGATTATAAAAGATAAGTTGTTTTTCTTCACCAATGAGGAAATTACCCGCCGTCAGGATCCGGTAATTTTAGGTGCAGGATCATCGGATATGAAATTGCTTACCTTGACTGAGGCGCAGCAGATCTCAGATCGCATGAAAAATGCTTATGGCATAGATGCTGGTTCGTTTGGCGATTATAACATCTATTCGCAGTCTAACAAATTCTTTAACCGTTTAGATTGGAATATCAGTGAAAATACCCAGTTAACCATCAGAAATAACACCATCGTTTCGAAAGCCACGAACTTAGAAAGAGATCAATCTAACTTCAGGTTTGGCGGTATCGATTTTAAACAGAATAACAACCAATCGTCTACCGTTGCCGATCTGAAAACCCGTTTCGGAAATTCAGCTACAAATAACCTGATTTTGGGTTATTCTACGGTACACGACTTTAGAAATCCACTATCTAATCCTGCTGTACCCCAAATAGAAATTACAGGAACCGGAGGTTCAGGAATAATTTTCTTAGGTACAGACCGTGAGGCTAGTATTTTTAACATGAAACAAAAAACGTTTGAGTTGACTGATAATTATACTTTTAGTAAAGGGATAAGTACTTTTACTTTCGGAACGCATAATGAGTTTTATAATATTAATTATGGGTTTGTTAACTCTTGGAACGGCCGTGTTGCATACGATAGTGTAAATGATTTCTTAATAAATAATCCGAGTAGAGTAAGAACAAATTTTAATTACGCAGATAACACCCGCGATAATATTATTGCGAATCCGACAGCTAAATTCAATGTTAATCTTTATAGCGCTTATGGGCAGGATGAAATGCGTTTGAGCGATAAATTTAAACTGACATTAGGTTTACGTTTTGATATGGCAGATTTACCTACCATGCCATCATTGAGCACAAAAACAACAAACTCTCCTGTTGATGCAAATTACGGTACAACCTATACCTATACCCAACCATCATCAATTACCGGAAAATTCCTAAATAAAATTCAGATTTCTCCGCGTGTTGGTTTTAATTTTGATGTTTTGGGCAATCAAAGCTTGGTTATGCGTGGTGGTACCGGCTTGTTTACCAGTCGTGTTCCTTTTGCCTGGATTGGTTATGCTTATTACAACAATGGGGTAAACTACGGCGCTTTTGATCAAAAAAGATCGTCTAAGGCCTATACGGCGGGTTCAGACCCAATTAAGGATGCTTTAAATGGTAATGGAGAAGCTGGCTTTGTTAGCAAACAAAATGTAAATGTTAATGATGCAACTGGAGCAACACAGGTAGATTTGGTTGATAACAATTTTAAAATGCCTAAAGCCTGGAGAAGTAATTTGGCTTTCGATTTTAAGACCGAAGACAATTGGAAGTTTACTTTAGAGGGGATTTTTAGCCAGGTGATTAAAGATGTACAATTTCAACAAATCAACTACGTAGATAATCCAAAATACATGGTTTATGATACGCAGAAAGAACAGCCTATTTATTCAGGAGCAAAAATTAATCCTTTGTACACCAATGCTTATTTATTATCAAATACCGATAAAGGATATAAATACAGCTTAACTGCACAGGTAAGTAAATCACTTCCTATTGGTTTGGATGTAATGGTGGCTTATACCTATGGAAAATCGAAAGATATTGCCAACGGTATCCGTAACTCTATGGAATCTAACTGGCAATTAAACCAGGCGCTTAGCCCGAACAATCCTGGTTTGGCTTATTCTAATTTTGATGTTCGCCATAGAATAATTTCTACCATTAATTACAGATTGGATTGGTCTAAAGACGGAAAATATACAACTAATTTTGGCTTATTCTTTAGTGCACAATCAGGTGCTCCATATTCTCTTGGCTTAGTTGGAGCGGTAATTAATGGTACGGGACAAAATGTAAGCTTAATGTATATTCCAGCAGCAGGAGAAACGCCTAAGTTTTTCGCAAATACGCCAACTGGTATAGCGCAAGCAGCAGCTTTTGATGCTTATATTGATGGCGATAAATATTTAAGTACACGTAGAGGGAATTTTACAGAGCGTAATGGCGCACGTACCCCTTGGAATGTTCAGGCTGATTTCCGTTTATCACAAGATATTTTTGTTACCGGTACAGCAGCTAAAAAACATACTTTAACACTTACTTACGATATTGTTAACTTAACTAATTTGTTAAATAAAGATTGGGGTGTACAATACTTTTCGCCAAATACCTATAACTCAATGGCGAGTATTGGTTTAACCCAAGCAAAAGATGCTGCAGGAAAAGTTTTAACTGGAAGCCCTACTACTTATCCTACTTATACTTTTAGTCAAGCTGGCGTTAGTTCTTATTCAAAAGATTTCTTTGCCTCACGTTACCAGATGCAATTGGGATTGAGATATAGTTTTTAA